One region of Theileria equi strain WA chromosome 4 map unlocalized gcontig_1105316255039, whole genome shotgun sequence genomic DNA includes:
- a CDS encoding signal peptide containing protein (encoded by transcript BEWA_051890A), giving the protein MKLKGPSIILAIVGLQFFTLAMDQETQENDTIEKDISEDVGDDISDDDQEIKCMVHAKRPYGVSPTFTLYGIQHKFSALLIGYDIHTEERRSNKGSLYGWSAPKVPDENGTAKFRFDIDYVSVLPQSGVPLSYCALIFSPPVFPKFDVKDVFGKPAMNMERYFGSKEHLIGAFKRKSRKITECCFVAYPMASRR; this is encoded by the coding sequence aTGAAGCTAAAGGGTCCATCTATCATATTGGCCATAGTTGGTCTGCAATTTTTTACACTCGCCATGGATCAGGAGACACAAGAAAATGATACAATTGAAAAAGATATATCCGAGGATGTAGGTGATGATATATCGGACGATGATCAGGAAATCAAGTGCATGGTTCACGCAAAGAGGCCGTACGGAGTATCTCCAACCTTCACCTTATATGGGATACAACACAAGTTCAGCGCACTGCTGATTGGCTACGACATACACACCGAGGAGCGTAGATCAAACAAAGGTAGCCTATATGGTTGGAGTGCTCCCAAAGTCCcagatgaaaatggtacAGCAAAGTTTAGGTTTGACATTGATTATGTCTCAGTTTTGCCACAGTCTGGAGTACCTCTGAGCTACTGTGctttgatattttcaccTCCAgtatttccaaaatttgaCGTAAAGGATGTCTTTGGCAAACCTGCCATGAACATGGAGAGGTACTTTGGTTCTAAGGAGCATCTCATTGGAGCTTTTAAGCGCAAGTCCAGAAAAATTACAGAATGTTGCTTTGTAGCCTATCCAATGGCTTCTAGAAGATAA
- a CDS encoding 4-hydroxybenzoate octaprenyltransferase, putative (encoded by transcript BEWA_051900A), which produces MSLSRHVGGYGKNALIPSICDKQREISTASGTFEQHKLDLRGKIASCSRLMRCHTLMPVVIIGIPVMWSAALALPPVVTLVELKKIALLALGTFFTRFAGCCINDLADAKIDRQVARTKSRPLAAKEITYKEALITLAINSSIALGILLQFDMNTIRFGCIGATMASVYPFLKRSTNYPQVFLGASLAIGTLMAWTSISLGPITMAPLCIYGAACMWTVIYDTVYAHQDKEFDKMIGVKSLALHWGDDTKKMCKIMAYNMTLLMTACGYIADLSTPFYASTLLSHIWMEKEINRVNLNDPVDCLGFFKRNTIYGGILLAGILAGKESLEFSLDPIFKT; this is translated from the exons ATGAGTCTGTCAAGACATGTAGGAGGATACGGAAAAAATGCCTTGATTCCATCCATCTGTGACAAACAAAGGGAAATATCGACTGCTAGTGGAACATTTGAACAACACAAACTCGATTTAAGGGGTAAAATTGCCTCCTGTAGCAGGTTAATGAGATGTCACACTCTCATGCCTGTTGTTATAATCGGAATTCCGGTAATGTGGAGTGCCGCTTTGGCTCTGCCTCCAGTTGTTACTCTGGTTGAATTGAAGAAGATTGCGCTTTTAGCTCTTGGAACCTTTTTTACACGATTTGCGGGTTGCTGCATAAACGACCTTGCCGATGCCAAGATTGATAGACAGGTCGCTAGGACTAAATCAAGACCATTGGCTGCCAAAGAAATTACGTACAAGGAAG CTCTCATTACTCTTGCAATCAATTCTTCCATTGCCCTGGGAATCCTCTTGCAATTTGACATGAACAC GATAAGATTTGGGTGTATTGGAGCGACAATGGCATCTGTTTATCCGTTTTTAAAGCGCTCTACAAACTATCCTCAGGTATTTTTGGGGGCATCCTTGGCAATCGGTACCCTCATG GCATGGACAAGCATATCATTGGGCCCAATTACTATGGCTCCATTGTGTATCTACGGTGCAGCTTGCATGTGGACTGTAATTTATGACACGGTTTATGCACACCAGGATAAAGAATTTGACAAGATGATTGGGGTAAAGTCCTTGGCTCTTCACTG GGGTGACGACACCAagaaaatgtgcaaaataATGGCATATAACATGACACTGCTAATGACCGCATGCGGTTACATTGCAGATTTGTCGACTCCATTTTACGCTTCTACACTTTTATCGCATATTtggatggaaaaggagatAAATAGGGTAAATCTTAACGATCCAGTGGATTGCCTAGGATTCTTTAAGAGGAATACGATTTATGGAGGTATTTTACTGGCAGGCATACTTGCTGGAAAAGAGAGTCTGGAATTTTCTCTAGATCCAATCTTCAAAACCTAG
- a CDS encoding MAC/Perforin domain containing protein (encoded by transcript BEWA_051910A), producing the protein MLFLIALSYGIIAINSQIRVSKESKGGVYLLNLVHIRYTDIIKSVHTNRKIPALEYLGCGYDILFGSPFGDPGTLIDPGYREPIISYSIIQKTTSHARRGVFAKINGAWIRPLVACKRSNKVDVVKNIEEYRAIAEIDSDVSVSAIENSAKFSLSTNYSRAKETLKSTGNNIYIDRSYCFLLEAGLPIHSNWKLRRSFILAAKKLGHGFKEATKKCRVVQYSMNPENPDCRESIKPWMDLFDQFGTHFSYNIKIGGKITSVSQESAENNSTNNNRGNSIGIDASVAKHDKGLSANANVSFTFGERRDNGNNLSSKYTNILGGLPVGNINDESEYIKWIKSVYRNPMPIRSQFAPISKLFKSKELRESYDEAFQFYLALSLSS; encoded by the exons ATGTTATTTCTCATTGCTTTATCGTACGGAATAATTGCGATTAATTCACAAATTAGAGTAAGCAAAGAATCAAAGGGTGGTGTGTATTTGCTCAATCTTGTTCACATTAGATATACAGATATCATTAAAAGTGTTCACACAAATAGAAAAATCCCAGCCCTAG AGTATCTTGGTTGTGGGTATGATATATTGTTTGGAAGCCCTTTTGGAGACCCGGGAACTTTAATAGACCCAGGGTACAGAGAACCGATAATATCCTATTCAATCATTCAAAAAACAACAAGTCATGCAAGAAGAGGTGTATTCGCAAAGATAAACGGAGCTTGGATTCGTCCGCTTGTAGCCTGCAAGAGATCGAACAAG GTTGATGTTGTAAAAAACATTGAGGAATATAGAGCTATAGCTGAAATTGATAGTGATGTTTCAGTTTCTGCAATTGAGAATTCCGCAAAATTTTCCCTTTCCACCAACTACTCCAGGGCCAAAGAAACCTTGAAGTCCACTGGAAACAATATTTATATCGATCGTTCCTATTGTTTTTTGTTAGAAGCAGGCTTGCCTATTCATTCAAATTG GAAGCTAAGAAGATCATTTATATTGGCTGCCAAGAAACTTGGACATGGATTTAAAGAAGCTACGAAAAAATGTAGAGTTGTGCAGTATTCCATGAACCCAGAAAATCCTGATTGCAGAGAATCTATAAAACCATGGATGGATCTTTTTGATCAGTTTGGAACTCACTTTTCGTACAATATAAAGATCG GAGGTAAAATAACAAGCGTTAGCCAAGAGAGCGCAGAAAACAATAGTACAAATAACAACAGAGGTAATTCCATAGGTATCGATGCTTCTGTTGCTAAACATGATAAGGGACTGAGTGCCAATGCCAACGTATCCTTCACCTTCGGTGAACGCAGAGATAATGGAAACAACCTCTCCtcaaaatatacaaacatCCTTGGAGGCTTACCTGTAGGCAATATTAATGATGAATCGGAGTATATAAAGTGGATAAAGAGTGTATACAGGAATCCAATGCCAATACGATCACAATTTGCTCCCATTTCAAAGTTGTTCAAGAGTAAAGAACTTAGAGAGTCATATGATGAAGCATTTCAGTTTTATTTAGCGTTGAGTTTGTCCTCATAA
- a CDS encoding proteasome subunit alpha type, putative (encoded by transcript BEWA_051850A) — protein MADEGEYSFSLTTFSPSGKLVQIEYALNGIAKGAPTLGIKASNGVVIAAEKKQSSSLIELDSLSKIDLFADHIGAVAAGMPADFRVVLKKGRKEAIKYKAQYGEDIPGSQLVKDVASIMQEFTHSGGVRPFGISLLLASYDDEGPQLYQIDPSGAYFGWKATAIGSRMQNNNTFLEKRYSPDMELEDAIHIAILTLKEGFEGELTANNIEIGVVGPDKKFRLLSPEVIDDYLNEVQ, from the exons ATGGCTGACGAGGGAGAGTATAGCTTTTCATTGACAACATTTAGTCCTTCTGGAAAGTTGGTCCAGATTGAGTACGCCCTTAATGGAATTGCCAAGGGAGCCCCTACGCTCG GAATTAAGGCATCCAATGGCGTTGTAATTGCAGCTGAGAAGAAACAGTCTTCGTCTTTGATAGAACTCGATTCTTTGAGCAAAATTGATCTCTTTGCCGACCACATTGGCGCTGTAGCGGCTGGAATGCCCGCTGATTTCAGAGTAGTTTTAAAGAAGGGAAGgaaagag GCCATAAAGTACAAGGCTCAATATGGCGAAGATATACCGGGATCACAGCTGGTTAAGGATGTGGCATCGATAATGCAAGAGTTCACACATTCAGGAGGTGTAAGGCCCTTTGGTATTTCCCTCTTGCTAGCCTC ATACGATGATGAGGGTCCACAACTCTACCAAATCGACCCATCTGGCGCTTACTTTGGTTGGAAAGCTACAGCTATTGGAAGTAGAATGCAGAATAACAACACATTCCTGGAGAAACGTTACAGCCCTGATATGGAGCTGGAGGATGCCATACATATTGCCATTTTAACACTAAAGGAGGGATTTGAGGGGGAGCTAACAGCTAATAATATAGAAATCGGAGTTGTTGGTCCCGATAAGAAGTTTAGACTCTTGTCTCCAGAGGTCATTGATGACTACCTCAACGAAGTTCAGTAA
- a CDS encoding conserved hypothetical protein (encoded by transcript BEWA_051860A): protein MSSDEPSSNDVYNIDISKGLGNVRVITKGLSRIKPSAISHEISRVKDAENVEELFLLLDDTHQRLEKLSLFKSTESFVTRGLNEGDVDVIFTFEEKSALFTVGANVNSKAEAGVEIKGELPGVLGSVNTLTVNANTTGGSNNEFSGSFYIPRISALPNFTGLFQLFTSHTDLNAYSSYSTRSKGLRFTLSNLNFRHRFIWEASVRDVYPTFNEQFKASEAILKNSGCSLKNSLSYTYSLDNLSGDAIPFDGELTKFRIESGIPGGDCQFLKFDYSMLLARFIKEKFIGHLSMSVGYLHPLGSYSPTSSILDRFHFTGASGTSSTFRGFRFHGVGPHDWGGLYNVEKGEWFKKADHLGGDYFGNIQMSLYYPFNLSNFQSPMAFGFCNIGTLSSLKPGIDLYAQALKDIRLSVGTGLSMNLSSGCWVEAFVSKALLYAPSDILSPFQVGLRFKSGG from the exons ATGTCTTCGGATGAGCCATCCTCCAATGATGTGTATAACATAGACATTTCTAAAGGACTCGGAAATGTGCGAGTTATTACAAAGGGCCTTTCTCGCATAA AACCTAGCGCAATTTCACATGAAATTAGTCGTGTAAAAGACGCTGAGAATGTAGAAGAGCTTTTTTTACTGCTTGATGATACTCACCAG AGGCTGGAAAAACTTTCACTATTCAAGAGTACAGAATCTTTTGTTACTCGAGGATTGAATGAAGGAGATGTTGATGTTATTTTTACCTTTGAGGAAAAATCAGCTCTATTTACAGTCGGAGCAAATGTTAATTCCAAGGCTGAGGCTGGTGTG GAAATTAAGGGTGAACTACCTGGTGTATTAGGATCTGTCAACACACTAACAGTGAATGCCAACACAACTGGAGGCAGCAACAACGAGTTTTCG GGATCCTTCTACATTCCTCGCATATCGGCGCTACCCAATTTCACGGGTTTATTTCAACTATTCACATCGCATACCGACCTGAATGCTTATTCTTCGTATTCCACACGTTCTAAAGGCCTTCGGTTTACCCTATCGAATCTAAATTTTAGACATCGCTTCATATGGGAAGCGTCAGTAAGGGACGTGTATCCAACGTTCAATGAGCAATTCAAAGCTTCTGAAGCAATACTAAAAAATTCAGGGTGTTCCTTGAAGAATTCTCTTTCCTACACATATTCCTTGGATAATTTGAGTGGTGATGCTATTCCTTTTGATGGAGAATTAACTAAATTCCGGATT GAATCTGGAATTCCAGGGGGAGACTGTcaatttttaaagtttgACTACAGTATGCTTTTGGCTAGGTTTATAAAGGAAAAATTT ATTGGGCATTTGAGCATGTCGGTTGGATATTTGCATCCACTTGGATCATATTCTCCTACTAGTTCAATTTTGGATAGATTCCACTTTACTGGAGCATCTGGTACATCTTCCACATTTAGAGGCTTTAGATTCCATGGAGTGGGTCCTCATGATTGGGGAGGATTATACAATGTTGAAAAGGGTGAATGGTTCAAAAAGGCTGATCACTTGGGAGGTGACTACTTTGGAAACATCCAAATGTCGCTATACTATCCATTCAACCTTTCAAACTTTCAAAGTCCAATGGCATTTGGTTTCTGTAACATTGGCACTCTCTCCTCACTCAAGCCAGGAATTGATCTTTATGCACAGGCTTTGAAGGATATACGCTTGTCTGTTGGCACAGGTTTGAGTATGAACTTATCAAGTGGATGCTGGGTCGAAGCTTTTGTTTCTAAAGCGCTTTTATATGCGCCTTCAGATATCTTAAGTCCATTCCAAGTTGGTCTGCGGTTCAAGAGCGGTGGATAG
- a CDS encoding signal peptidase 1, putative (encoded by transcript BEWA_051880A) → MDRIKEEYGKLRNEVRIFLKRPKEIIEHFLYMTTVIFTALMFWKLSMILTGTDSPIVVVLSGSMEPSFYRGDILFLMKKEPITSGDIVVFKVPGRNIPIVHRAISLHAGIDDLSVLTKGDNNEVHDRGLYPHGVKWLDNANILGTVLLKIPQIGIASIYLNEVPAFKYAVTAFVVFLILAGKG, encoded by the exons ATGGATCGTATAAAAGAGGAATACGGTAAACTCAGGAATGAGGTTCGCATATTCCTGAAAAGGCCGAAGGAAATCATCGAACACTTCCTTTACATGACAACTGTGATCTTCACGGCGTTAATGTTTTGGAAATTGTCAATGATCCTTACAG GTACCGATTCTCCAATTGTTGTCGTTTTGAGTGGAAGCATGGAACCGTCCTTCTACAGAGGTGATATACtatttttgatgaagaaagAGCCAATAACCAGCGGAGACATTGTGGTTTTCAAAGTACCTGGTCGTAACATACCTATTGTACATCGTGCTATCTCACTCCACGCAGGAATTGACGACTTGAGTGTGCTGACAAAGGGAGACAACAACGAAGTTCACGATAGAGGACTCTACCCTCATGGTGTAAAGTGGCTGGACAATGCAAATATACTGGGAACTGTACTCTTGAAAATTCCGCAAATTGGTATCGCAAGCATATACCTAAATGAAGTCCCAGCTTTCAAATACGCAGTGACAGCATTTGTAGTATTTTTGATTCTAGCCGGGAAAGGATAA
- a CDS encoding hypothetical protein (encoded by transcript BEWA_051870A), translating into MYLGVLLYTLVYSVSCAVSDTDDQFLVEIPNIHSTQEIYGSFVNEPKPKNLTEVGGKLLTAAVKNHKNQKTIDGKCAQDFSRNCPGMMCEIDKYCKAPESYNGDCKTLVSFETLTPEEKINWSTSCNAPWPCKIDEEDPKFGCDDSKRNYLQPCPELFLKQKSETSGKYFCVPDPSTYTGPCDSFMDFTEFSRESKQLWAKSCGTNWPCFTKCLFVFEDCPMDWVKAEDGSCKSPSSYTGECEHTVFFTHYTQKMKVNHLVSCEIPFECSSECTRDYDACPVDWTIQGNGLCVSPSDVDPCTDVYKEIVALVENIPNAINIKKMTRDMKVLFESRCSTANWPCLTRDEYNWDLPCPQGWTVSKEGKCIPPELDDDDICKSSRVFIDEEEKRKFASHCRLNWPSIHEEKREIVKHESKVSKISGPIIYGTGNVYKTKNTNQGDELKEPKDVEYKSHVKRIKRKYKALDL; encoded by the exons ATGTATTTGGGAGTATTACTTTATACTTTGGTGTATTCTGTGAGTTGTGCAGTTTCAGATACGGATGACCAATTTTTGGTGGAAATCCCAAATATACACAGTACACAGGA GATATATGGAAGCTTTGTAAATGAGCCCAAACCGAAAAACTTGACAGAAGTTGGAGGAAAACTTTTGACAGCGGCGGTG AAAAATCACAAGAACCAAAAAACAATTGATGGAAAGTGCGCACAGGATTTCTCTCGCAACTGTCCAGGTATGATGTGT GAAATTGACAAGTACTGTAAAGCTCCAGAATCTTACAACGGTGACTGTAAAACCTTGGTATCTTTTGAAACACTAACCCCGGAGGAGAAGATTAATTGGTCAACTTCGTGCAAC GCACCGTGGCCATGCAAGATAGACGAAGAAGATCCGAAATTTGGTTGTGACGATTCTAAAAGAAATTATCTGCAGCCATGTCCAGAACTGTTTTTGAAGCAGAAATCAGAGACCTCTGGAAAGTATTTTTGCGTTCCGGATCCCTCCACTTATACTGGCCCATGTGATTCTTTTATGGATTTTACGGAGTTTTCGCGAGAGTCTAAGCAACTATGGGCAAAATCATGTGGCACAAATTGGCCATGTTTTACAAAATGCTTGTTTGTATTTGAAGATTGTCCTATGGACTGGGTTAAAGCTGAGGACGGTTCTTGCAAATCACCTTCATCATATACTGGAGAATGTGAACATACTGTCTTCTTTACTCACTATACTCAAAAAATGAAGGTTAATCACCTAGTTTCCTGTGAGATCCCCTTTGAGTGCTCTAGCGAATGCACAAGGGATTATGATGCATGTCCAGTTGATTGGACCATCCAGGGTAATGGATTATGTGTTTCTCCAAGTGATGTGGATCCTTGTACTGATGTATATAAGGAGATTGTAGCGTTGGTGGAAAATATACCGAATGctataaatattaaaaaaatGACACGTGACATGAAAGTATTGTTTGAATCTAGATGTTCAACTGCAAACTGGCCGTGTTTAACACGAGATGAATATAATTGGGATCTTCCATGTCCACAGGGGTGGACTGTATCCAAAGAGGGAAAATGCATTCCTCCAGAGTTGGATGATGACGATATTTGTAAGAGCTCACGTGTATTTATcgatgaagaagagaaacGTAAATTTGCATCACATTGTCGTTTAAACTGGCCAAGTATCCATGAAGAAAAGAGGGAGATTGTAAAGCATGAAAGCAAAGTGTCAAAAATTAGTGGACCTATAATTTACG GTACCGGAAACGTCTACAAGacaaaaaatacaaaccAAGGGGACGAATTAAAGGAACCAAAGGATGTAGAATACAAATCGCATgtaaagagaataaagagaAAATACAAGGCACTTGACTTGTAG
- a CDS encoding MAC/Perforin domain containing protein (encoded by transcript BEWA_051920A): MFVSFKGVILLLHSFLSAYITAKDTVKPSENAPKEKLVTICQNIGDEFLKPENNIPGLEYLGTGYNILKALPFGSDEMYIDPGYMQPVIQFKWECNVNKRKNTPIGVWFRQEAACHKSHKSRKLDSSSSLEEIISEDITTSFGSGEPLIKATKEFNSLKQWVEEQNSELVAYKTYCAIYSTGMILSHKWNFSAGFEAVIHELMEILKKDGCKLAENDSVCKEIIEKWFFLFDEYGTHTLTRITFGGKIINLEKVDAQNAKNTLNNKNARQVEINAHIGSINFSSNDEKKEYNSFSKEKQYSKVYIIGGDSFDVNLDDKSFGNWIRTVDLNPMPIRIETTPLALFIPNELQLSYWKAFNLYKRCGYDILSGSSVDEKSSFNVNNYRSPVMDSYSFGDSNDDFGIWIRNEFMCNISIEETIIDSEENLVKTLEVNNEESYSNIWSSHYKNEAINDDLLDTLKRYRKLLIKKYQCTVYSAGISNIKERKNMKLLHKVIQELVESCKGNFDTSECPPDLYLKDPYNPKCSRCIMPFMKFFIDYGTHVTTKITMGTTCIANILNSGGIIRKFLRKNSYDSKNRGKYTNKTTIGSSTFFGLINSESEDLDERSSKYDNSGDTKDVYTFTIGPEPSSPELSNDVLTEWVMSVSKNPAPIKVEISPIEEIVSDREHFKILKSALEYYSRTKGKDVVNSNYLENTMSKLIKEANNTILLKSDVNNEVCSNEERILYGFGVTFNADGEILQAKLCYSGLYVLLKIEYICRNACLLESSKSVSSSFVWAACHSTRLYNFQQKLVKGLNGNTLWSEAKCSGKMVIAFGMILRFKDDNDKIFIRRCISGGKVCGITNLGPNGIIWIICVPPNSLDTRVIIIVIVDHL; this comes from the exons ATGTTTGTATCTTTTAAAGGAgttattctcttgttgCATTCATTCTTGAGCGCCTATATAACAGCTAAAGATACTGTAAAACCAAGCG AAAACGCTCCAAAAGAAAAACTAGTTACAATCTGTCAAAACATAGGAGATGAATTCTTAAAACCGGAAAATAATATCCCGGGACTAG AATATCTGGGAACTGGATACAATATACTTAAAGCATTGCCATTTGGGAGTGATGAAATGTACATAGATCCGGGATACATGCAGCCAGTTATTCAGTTCAAGTGGGAATGCAATGTAAataaaagaaaaaataCTCCAATTGGTGTTTGGTTTAGGCAAGAAGCCGCGTGTCATAAATCACATAAG TCTAGAAAACTTGACTCTAGTAGCTCGCTAGAAGAAATTATCTCAGAAGATATAACGACTTCTTTTGGGTCTGGGGAACCATTGATAAAGGCCACAAAAGAATTCAACAGTTTAAAACAATGGGTAGAAGAACAAAACTCTGAACTTGTGGCATATAAAACGTACTGTGCCATATACAGCACAGGAATGATTCTTTCTCACAAGTG GAACTTCTCTGCTGGATTCGAAGCTGTTATTCATGAATTGATGGAAATTCTAAAAAAGGATGGCTGTAAGTTGGCTGAAAATGATTCTGTGTGTAAAGAAATTATTGAAAAGTGGTTTTTCCTTTTTGATGAATACGGAACTCATACGCTTACAAGAATTACATTTG GTGggaaaataataaatttaGAGAAAGTGGATGCTCAAAATGCAAAAAATACGTTGAACAATAAAAATGCAAGACAGGTTGAAATTAATGCTCACATCGGAAGTATAAACTTCTCATCCAATGATGAGAAGAAGGAATATAATAGTTTTTCAAAAGAGAAACAATATTCTAAAGTGTATATTATAGGTGGTGACTCATTTGACGTAAATCTTGACGATAAATCTTTCGGGAACTGGATAAGAACAGTAGATCTTAATCCAATGCCTATTAGAATAGAAACAACTCCATTAGCTCTTTTCATTCCGAATGAACTCCAATTATCATATTGGAAGGCATTTAATCTCTATAAAA GATGTGGATATGATATTCTCAGCGGATCATCCGTGGATGAAAAATCGTCTTTTAATGTCAATAATTATCGGAGTCCAGTTATGGATTCGTATTCTTTTGGTGATTCAAACGACGACTTTGGCATATGGATAAGAAATGAATTCATGTGTAATATATCTATAGAG GAAACTATAATAGATAGTGAAGAAAACTTGGTTAAAACGTTAGAGGTTAATAATGAAGAAAGCTATTCAAATATATGGTCAAGCcattataaaaatgaagcAATAAATGATGACCTTCTTGACACTCTAAAACGCTACAGGAAACTTTTAATTAAAAAGTATCAATGTACAGTCTATAGTGCCGGGATATCAAACATAAAAGAGAG AAAAAATATGAAGTTACTTCATAAGGTTATACAAGAACTTGTAGAATCATGTAAAGGGAATTTTGACACAAGTGAATGTCCACCAGATTTGTATCTAAAAGACCCATATAATCCTAAATGCTCCAGATGCATAATGCCATTTATGAAATTTTTTATAGATTATGGAACTCATGTTACAACAAAAATAACAATGGGTACTACATGTATCGCAAATATTCTGAATTCAGGAGGTATAATTCGAAAGTTCCTGAGAAAGAATAGCTACGATTCTAAAAATAGAGGCAAATACACTAACAAGACAACGATAGGAAGTAGCACATTTTTCGGATTAATCAATAGTGAATCCGAAGATCTTGATGAAAGGTCCTCCAAATATGATAATTCTGGagatacaaaagatgtTTATACATTCACCATTGGTCCAGAGCCTTCAAGCCCAGAATTATCTAATGATGTATTAACAGAATGGGTAATGTCCGTTTCTAAAAATCCAGCTCCTATAAAAGTTGAGATTTCTCCAATTGAGGAGATTGTTAGTGATAGggaacattttaaaattttaaaatcagCTCTAGAATATTACTCTAGAACAAAGGGTAAAGATGTTGTAAATTCTAACtatttggaaaatacaATGTCTAAGCTT ATCAAGGAAGCAAATAATACAATTTTGCTTAAATCGGACGTGAATAATGAAGTTTGCTCAAACGAGGAAAGGATACTTTATGGGTTTGGTGTTACATTTAACGCGGATGGAGAAATTTTACAAGCTAAATTATGTTATTCAGGACTGTATGTATTGTTAAAAAttgaatatatttgtaGGAATGCGTGTTTATTGGAGTCATCCAAGAGCGTCTCGTCATCATTCGTTTGGGCCGCATGCCACTCTACTAGGCTATATAATTTCCAGCAGAAGCTGGTAAAAGGACTAAATGGAAACACATTATGG AGCGAAGCTAAGTGCTCTGGAAAAATGGTTATTGCATTCGGAATGATCTTGCGTTTTAAAGACGATAATGATAAGATCTTCATCAGAAGATGCATATCTG GGGGAAAAGTGTGTGGAATTACAAACTTGGGTCCGAACGGCATTATATGGATCATTTGTGTACCTCCAAATAGTCTGGACACAAGGGTAATAATTATCGTGATTGTAGACCATTTGTAG